The DNA sequence CGACGCCCCGGTCACGCGTCCGGTGGTGATGACTGTTCCGGCCGTGCATGATGAAGTGCGTTCGGTAGAAGTCCTGGCACCTGCTGCCTGCCCGCGTTATCTGGGCCGTGTCATTCGTAACGTTGACCTGTCAAGGCCGACGCCGCTGTGGATGGTTGAGCGCCTGCGTCGCGCCGAAGTGCGCAGCATCGACGCCGCGGTCGATATCACTAACTACGTGATGCTCGAGCTGGGTCAGCCGCTGCACGCCTTCGATCTCGCCGAAATCAATGGCGGCATCCGTGTGCGCATGGCGGAAGAGGGCGAGAAGCTCGTACTGCTCGACGGTCAGGAAGTCAGCCTGCGTAGCGATACGCTGGTGATCGCCGACCACACCCGTGCTCTGGCGATTGCTGGCGTGATGGGGGGCGAGCACAGCGGCGTGTCCGCGACCACTCGCGACGTATTCCTTGAAAGTGCGTTCTTCGACCAGATCGCGGTGGCGGGCAAGGCTCGTTCCTACGGCCTGCACACCGACGCTTCTCACCGCTACGAGCGCGGTGTGGACTGGCAACTGGCCCGTGAAGCCATGGAGCGCGCTACTGGCCTGCTGCTGGAAATCACCGGTGGCGAAGCCGGCCCGATCATCGAAACGGTCAGCGAACAGCACTTGCCGTCGATCGCGCCGATCACCCTGCGTGCGCAGCGCATCACTCAGATGCTGGGCATGGAAATGGATTCGGCCGAAGTCGAGCGTCTGCTCAACGCTTTGGGTCTGAAGGTTTCCGTCGACGGAGCAGGGCAGTGGCGCGTAGAAGTGCCGAGTCATCGCTTCGATATCAGCCTGGAAGTCGATCTGATCGAAGAACTGGCACGTCTGTACGGTTACAACCGCCTGCCGGTTCGTTACCCGCAAGCTCGCCTGGCGCCACAAGCCAAGGCTGAAGCGCGTAGCGACCTGCCGGAACTGCGTCGTCTGCTGGTTGCTCGTGGTTACCAGGAAGCGATCACCTACAGCTTCATCGATCCAAAGCAGTTCGAGCTGTTCAACCCAGGCGTCGAGCCACTGTTGCTGGCGAACCCGATCTCCAATGACATGGCTGCCATGCGTTCTTCGCTGTGGCCGGGTCTGGTCAAGGCGTTGCAGCACAACCTCAATCGTCAGCAGGATCGTGTCCGTCTGTTCGAGAGCGGTCTGCGCTTTGTCGGTCAGTTGGAAGGTCTGAAGCAAGAGCCGATGATCGCCGGTGTGGTATGCGGCAGTCGTCTGCCGGAAGGCTGGGCGCAAGGTCGCGATACCGTGGACTTCTTCGACGTCAAGGCTGACGTAGAAGCAGTGCTGGGCTTCGCCGGCGCGCTGGATCAGTTCACTTTTGCGCCGGGCAAGCATCCCGCACTGCATCCGGGCCAGACCGCGCGCATCGAGCGGGAAGGGCGTGAAGTCGGCTTTATCGGCGCGATTCACCCTGAGCTGTCGAAATCCTTGGGTCTCGACCGTCCGGTCTTCGTCTTCGAGCTGGTTCTGGCTGAAGTCGCTCTGGGTAAAATGCCGAAATTCCACGAGTTGTCGCGCTTTCCTGAAGTGCGTCGTGACCTGGCACTGATTGCGCACAAAAACGTTGCAGCCTCGGCTGTACTGGACGTAATCCGTGAAAATGCAGGCGAATGGCTGACAGACCTCAGGCTATTTGACGTGTATCAGGGTAAAGGCATTGATCCTGATAGAAAAAGCCTTGCAGTCGGCTTGACCTGGCAGCATCCATCGCGCACTCTTAATGACGATGAGGTGAATTCGACGACGCAAAATATCCTCACCTCGCTCGAACAAAGGTTGAACGCCACGTTAAGGAAGTGACGTATGGGGGCTTTGACGAAAGCTGAGATGGCGGAACGTCTGTATGAAGAGCTGGGCCTGAACAAGCGGGAAGCCAAGGAATTGGTTGAACTGTTTTTCGAGGAAATCAGGCACGCTCTTGAAGACAACGAGCAGGTCAAATTGTCGGGTTTCGGCAATTTCGACCTTCGGGACAAACGCCAGCGGCCTGGCCGCAACCCGAAAACGGGGGAAGAAATCCCGATCACGGCTCGCCGTGTGGTCACCTTTCGTCCAGGGCAGAAGTTGAAGGCCCGAGTTGAGGCTTATGCTGGAACCAAGTCATAACGACGAACTACCCGTCATCCCGGGCAAACGCTACTTCACCATTGGTGAAGTCAGCGAGCTGTGTGCGGTAAAACCGCACGTGCTGCGCTACTGGGAGCAGGAGTTTCCTCAGCTCAACCCCGTCAAACGCCGCGGAAACCGCCGGTATTATCAGCGCCAGGACGTGCTGATGATCCGGCAGATCCGCGCGCTCCTTTACGATCAGGGGTTCACCATCGGCGGCGCGCGCCTGCGTCTGTCAGGCGATGAAGCCAAAGACGACACCACCCAATACAAGCAAATGATCCGCCAGATGATCGCCGAGCTCGAAGATGTTCTGGTGGTACTCAAGAAATAATTTCCTGCTTTTAAATACTTCCAGTTTTCAAAAGCTTGCGATATATTCTTGAGCGTTCTTCGAGGTGAGGAACAAGTTTCACGCCTAGTCGGGGCGTAGCGCAGTCCGGTAGCGCACTAGCATGGGGTGCTAGGGGTCGAGTGTTCGAATCACTCCGTCCCGACCATATAATTCAATGACTTAGCCCAACTTTAGCGAGTTGGGCTTTTTCATGCACAGTGACTTTTGTCGTGGAATCCAGTTTCCCTCCTAATCAAAGTCAGACACTCAAGCCGATCAGCCAGATCGGCTTTTTTGTGCCTGCGCAAATGGCTCGCTTTAACGAGTGCCACATCCGGCAGCGACGGCAAAACCCTCTAAGGTTTTTTTTCTTGCACCTTGTCTGTTGGCTTGCTGGACGTCTGCGCATCCTTCTCTGTCTCATGAGTCTCTGCACCTGAGTTCGACCCCGAGGCCTCTTCACCTTTTTTGTCGGCCTTTTCCTCCTTGGATTCGGTGCCTCCCTGGTTGACCCCGGGAATGGCGGCAGGCGGAGTGCTGCTTCCTGCTATCGCAAGAGGGGCGATGGCAGACAGATAGCCTCCAAGCACGAATGCTGCAATGGATATGTTCATATTCGGGGCTTCCGCGTCAGTTGAATGAACGTTGGAAAATCAGAGGCAAGGCAAAGTGCCGGGCGACTGACGGGCGGATGTGAAACCGTGCATCTTATGGGAGAGCCCCTTCGCAAAACACGGCTTCAAAAGGCGGCAAATTGCTGGCCCCCGAATGTTCAAAGTCCCGGCAAACTCGCTTTTTTTCAAAAGGTTAGGTGGGCCACATGCGGACGATTGTCATCACCGTAGCAACGCTTTCCCTCGCTCTGTTCGCGGTGGAGGCCCAGGCCAGGGAACTGAGCAAAAGCCATCGTTTTGCGTGTACCTGGGGTTCGGACATCGCCGCCGGCGCACAACAATCGAAGCTGTCAGGGATTTCGCTGTATGGCGCGCGCAAGCGCTTGCAGGCGCGCAAGTTCCAGCAACCGTGGATGCGCATGACCGCCATGGGCATCACCGAGCAGACCTATGACAGCGCGTCGCGGCTAAAGCCGGCGGCCGTCAAGCAGACCTACTACGAACAGTGCGTTCGGCACGAACTGGCCCAACGTTGAATGAAAAAGCCCGACCTGAAGAGGTCGGGCTTTTTTATGTCCGGCGCACTGGCAGCGTCATTTGTCAGTTTCGCAATTGACCATCCACGACACGCCAAAACGATCCACCAGCATGCCGAAGCGTGCGGCCCAAAAGGTGGCTTCCAATGGCATGTCGACGCGACCGTCCCTGGCAAGGGCGTTAAATACCCGCTCTGCCTCGGCGATGCTGTCGACATTCAGGGAAATCGAGCAACCGCTCATGCCTTGGGTCGGGCGGTCGGGTGTGGTGTCCGAAGCCATGAGCATCTGATCGCCGACTTTCAGGCAGGTGTGGATGATCAGGTTGTGGTGCTCTTTCGGTACATGTTCGGCGGCTGGGGTTTCGCCGAAGGTCATCATCGCCTCGAGCTTGCCTTGCAGGCATTGCTCGTAAAACGTGAAGGCTGCACGGCAGTCGCCGTTGAAGATCAGGTACGGGTTGATTTTCATGGTGGTGCTCCCGAATAGGCAGTGGAACGCCGCACGGCCGGGTGTGCCGAAGCAGCGTCATGGATTGACTCCATCCAGCAAAGCGTTAGAACGCCGGATTGCCAGCCGATGCTGCAAGAATTTCGGTTCTGGGTGACCGATGGTCTGCGAGAAAGGGCGTCAGGAGTCGCGTGGGTTCTTCTGCACCGCGGCGCCCGCCACTCGGGCGGCAGGTCGGGTTTGCATCAGTGCATCGATCGCCTTGCGATAGTTCTGTCCGCCCAGCGCCATGCTGTTGTTATGTGTCGCGCCGGGCACCAGCAGCAGGCGTTTCGGTTGCCGGGCGGCGGCGAACAGTTGTTCGCTGAAGCGAGACGGGACGAATGCGTCGGCCAGGCCGTGCACCACCAGCAAGGGCATGTGGATCTCGGCGATCTTGTCGATGGAATCGAATTTCTGCGACAACAACCAGCGTACCGGAAGAGAGGTGTTGGCCACGGCAGCCGCCACATCCGCCAGTGACGTGAACGTGGATTCGATAACCAGTCCCCGCACCGGCAGTGGGGTGTGATTTCTGGCAGCATCGCGGCCAAGTTCGGCAGCCAGATCGATGGCGACCGCGCCCCCCAGTGAATGCCCGTAGATCAGGCGTTTGTTCGGGTCCGGTTGCAACAGCTGAAAGCGTGCCCAGGCCACCCGGGCATCCTCGTACACCGTGCTTTCCGATGGCAGGTCGCCATGGCTCTGGCCGAAGCCGCGATAGTCGATGGCCAGTACCGAATAACCTGCAGCACGCAATTGTTCGATACGGAACAGTTGGCCGGTGAGGTTCCAGCGCACGCCATGCAAATAGAGGATGGCCGGTGCATCGGCGCGTTCTGCCGGCCACCACCAGGCGTGAATGTTTTGCCCGGCCTTGAAGCTTTTCGGTTGCAGGTCGAGTTCCTGCACGCTGCCGGGCAATCCGTGATACCAGCCGGCAGTGCCCGGTTCTATGCGAAACAACAGTTTGCGTTCGGTGTGTTCCAGCACGGCACAACTCGCCGGCACGCCGATGATCAGGGCGGCCATGCAGGCGAACGCCAGACGGCGGCGTCGAAGTCGGGTCATGAAGGCAAGGAACATTAAACGTATCACCACGGTGTGGACAAAGAACGCTTTTTACCAGATGCCTCGACCCGCGCGTGACATTTTCGATCACCGCACGCCTGCAACGATTACAAAATGCTGCAACGACTCAGTCGATCTTCAGCACGATCTTGCCGATGTGGTCGCCTGCTTCCATGTGCGCATGGGCCAGCGCTGCGTCGGCGAGCGGGTAGACTTTGTCGATGATCGGCAGGCAGCGCCCCGCAGCCAGCACCGGCCAGACGTGTTCGCGCAATTGATCGGCGATGGCAGCCTTTTCCGCAGAAGTGCGGGCGCGCAGGAGGGAGCCGGTGACCACCGCACGCTTGCCGAGGATGGCGAGCAGATCGATGTCATTGGCCCGCGCGCCACCGAGGAAACCGAGCATCACCAATCGCCCGTCCATTCCCAAGGCGCTGATGTTCCCGTTGAGGTACGAGCCGCCCATGATGTCGAGGATCACATTCACGCCCTGGCCGGCGGTCTTCTCGGCGATGACAGCCGCGAAATCCTGTTCCCGGTAGTTGATCGCTTCACCGTCCAGATCACGGATCGTTGCGCATTTTTCGGCGCTGCCGGCGGTGGCGAAGGCTTCAATGCCAAATTCGCGGCACAGCATCAGCGCGGTAGTGCCGATGCCGCTGGTGCCGCCGTGGATCAAGGCACGCTGGCCACGGCTGGCGCCGCCGAGGCCAAACAGATTGGCCCACACCGTGAAAAATGTCTCCGGAATTGCCGCTGCCCGAATCCAGTCCAGTCCATCGGGAATTGGCAAGACCTGGCCCGCCGGAACCGTGCAGTATTCGGCGTAACCGCCGCCATTGGTCAGTGCGCACACCCGGTCACCCACCGCGAATGTGCTGACACCATTGC is a window from the Pseudomonas gozinkensis genome containing:
- a CDS encoding VOC family protein, with the protein product MKINPYLIFNGDCRAAFTFYEQCLQGKLEAMMTFGETPAAEHVPKEHHNLIIHTCLKVGDQMLMASDTTPDRPTQGMSGCSISLNVDSIAEAERVFNALARDGRVDMPLEATFWAARFGMLVDRFGVSWMVNCETDK
- the pheT gene encoding phenylalanine--tRNA ligase subunit beta, with the protein product MKFSEQWLRGWVSPQVDRDALVARLSMAGLEVDSVTPAAGVFSGVVVGEVLSTEQHPDADKLRVCQVSNGAETFQVVCGAPNVRPGLKIPFAMIGAELPGDFKIKKAKLRGVESNGMLCSQSELQVGEGNDGLMELPADAPVGEDFRVYLDLEDASIEVDLTPNRGDCLSLAGLAREVGALYDAPVTRPVVMTVPAVHDEVRSVEVLAPAACPRYLGRVIRNVDLSRPTPLWMVERLRRAEVRSIDAAVDITNYVMLELGQPLHAFDLAEINGGIRVRMAEEGEKLVLLDGQEVSLRSDTLVIADHTRALAIAGVMGGEHSGVSATTRDVFLESAFFDQIAVAGKARSYGLHTDASHRYERGVDWQLAREAMERATGLLLEITGGEAGPIIETVSEQHLPSIAPITLRAQRITQMLGMEMDSAEVERLLNALGLKVSVDGAGQWRVEVPSHRFDISLEVDLIEELARLYGYNRLPVRYPQARLAPQAKAEARSDLPELRRLLVARGYQEAITYSFIDPKQFELFNPGVEPLLLANPISNDMAAMRSSLWPGLVKALQHNLNRQQDRVRLFESGLRFVGQLEGLKQEPMIAGVVCGSRLPEGWAQGRDTVDFFDVKADVEAVLGFAGALDQFTFAPGKHPALHPGQTARIEREGREVGFIGAIHPELSKSLGLDRPVFVFELVLAEVALGKMPKFHELSRFPEVRRDLALIAHKNVAASAVLDVIRENAGEWLTDLRLFDVYQGKGIDPDRKSLAVGLTWQHPSRTLNDDEVNSTTQNILTSLEQRLNATLRK
- the ihfA gene encoding integration host factor subunit alpha; this translates as MGALTKAEMAERLYEELGLNKREAKELVELFFEEIRHALEDNEQVKLSGFGNFDLRDKRQRPGRNPKTGEEIPITARRVVTFRPGQKLKARVEAYAGTKS
- a CDS encoding alpha/beta hydrolase; translated protein: MFLAFMTRLRRRRLAFACMAALIIGVPASCAVLEHTERKLLFRIEPGTAGWYHGLPGSVQELDLQPKSFKAGQNIHAWWWPAERADAPAILYLHGVRWNLTGQLFRIEQLRAAGYSVLAIDYRGFGQSHGDLPSESTVYEDARVAWARFQLLQPDPNKRLIYGHSLGGAVAIDLAAELGRDAARNHTPLPVRGLVIESTFTSLADVAAAVANTSLPVRWLLSQKFDSIDKIAEIHMPLLVVHGLADAFVPSRFSEQLFAAARQPKRLLLVPGATHNNSMALGGQNYRKAIDALMQTRPAARVAGAAVQKNPRDS
- a CDS encoding MerR family transcriptional regulator — protein: MLEPSHNDELPVIPGKRYFTIGEVSELCAVKPHVLRYWEQEFPQLNPVKRRGNRRYYQRQDVLMIRQIRALLYDQGFTIGGARLRLSGDEAKDDTTQYKQMIRQMIAELEDVLVVLKK
- a CDS encoding NAD(P)H-quinone oxidoreductase, with the protein product MTLPTEMTRIEITEPGGPEVLQSRRVPLPVAAQGEVLIRVHAAGINRPDALQRAGKYPMKPGMNPIPGLEVAGEVVAVGNGVSTFAVGDRVCALTNGGGYAEYCTVPAGQVLPIPDGLDWIRAAAIPETFFTVWANLFGLGGASRGQRALIHGGTSGIGTTALMLCREFGIEAFATAGSAEKCATIRDLDGEAINYREQDFAAVIAEKTAGQGVNVILDIMGGSYLNGNISALGMDGRLVMLGFLGGARANDIDLLAILGKRAVVTGSLLRARTSAEKAAIADQLREHVWPVLAAGRCLPIIDKVYPLADAALAHAHMEAGDHIGKIVLKID